From the Lysinibacillus fusiformis genome, the window TAGTCAATAAAGTTAGAAAATATCGTTTTATAAAACACAAGTGTCCAATCAATTCCATAAGCATGAAACGGAAATTCTGCAAATAATTCATCTATGATTTTATTAGATTCTTCTTTTGATAAAATTTCTACCTCATCTTCTAAATTTGGAAACAACGCTTGAACTTCCTCTAAAACAGTTTCATATTCTCTTTTTTCCTCTTCATCTATTGCTTTTTGCTTTTGCTTATCTAGCAACATTTTTAAACGTTCTTTTTTATTCTTCACTATATTCATCCTAACTATTTATTTGAGTCATATATCCAATTCTTTTAAGTCACCTATCGTTAAGATAATAACACCGACAGTAGTAGATGTCAGTTTAGATAAAAGAACGTAATCATTTGATGTGTCGTTTCATCATTCAGAGATAGCTATACAAAAACGACACGTATGTATTCCTCGTTCTTTAAGCTTTCAAGGTGATGCAATTCAACGTCTTCCATCGTGAGACGACGACTTTTTAGTTTTTTGTCACAATCCCCTGCCCAAAACCTTATTAATTCAGCGCCTTGCTCTGGTTTAATATGTTCCTTCAAATAACTTAAAAAATCCTCTAAAAATTGAGGACCCCAATTTCCCTCAATGCCGTATACAAAAGGTTTTTCATTATAAACCCCTAAATCATATGGTGGATTATCCCATTCAAATATATTCAAATTCCCAAAAGCCGATGCATCTGCTGCATGTAAAACTCGTGCATCATCATCCATCAAATGCCACGGCTGTGTTGGTGTACTCTCTGTAATGGGATATAACTTTTTCATTTCCCTTATTGTTATCTCAGCAATTCCTGTACAATCAACTGTTTGTAAAGAACTGTTCGCTACAAGTACGGAATATAACGTCATATGTTTGTCTCCTTAAGCTTTAATAAATGAAACTCAAAATATTATCTAAGTAGTAATTTCGCCAGTCATCCAACCTTTAATGAATACTTCCAATGAAGAAGCAACCCACGTTCTACTGTCATCTTCGTGGTTCCATACATAAATATCTTCTGTTTGAATGCTACGATTTAATATTTGATAGCCAAATAGGTCACCACATCCATTATCTGAAAAAAATAACAGTTGGTCAAATGGCATATAAATATCTTTATAGTCACTAAAATTTCTAAAAAATAAATTATCCTTTACTATTTGTGAAGTTGACCATATTAAAGGACAGCCGAAACTATCAAACACTCCATTTGTTTCATTATATAAATCAAACAACTTATTTGGTAATTTCACATTTAATTCCTCTGATATTTGAATTATTTCAGCATTAGATGCTGGTGGTTTGAAAGAGTAATCTTTTGATACCGAACTTATATAGTACTTCCACATCTATGTAACACCATCCTTAAAATCGTCTAGTTAGATAATAATTCACCACTATTAAAAGACATTCCTTTTCACTAAACTGCTTCGATAGTTTAAGTACACTTTGTTAATATAAATTTCCAACAAAAAACCATCTTTATTATAAAAGAACAAGTTTTGAAAAAAGATTGATCAAAAGGGATTCTTCTTTAGCAGTTTTAAGTTAGGTTTTTATAAAAAAGTTTGATTATTTTCTACCTGTGTTGCTCCATAATTGCAACCGATTGTTGAAGATCGTTTTTCTTATAGAACTAACGCATCTGTTCGTTAAGTATAACTCTTCACAATTACTTGATATTATATAGGTGAATAGAAAGATAAATTATAATTTAGTTTTGTATTTGTAAAAGTAGGTTATTTATATTATTCTCTTATAATTTTTCAAAAAGGAGAGTTTATGAAAAAGTTCATTGTTTTTGTATTAACGATATTTGTATTATTTTCAGGATTCACAACACAAAGTTATGCTCTGTCAGATTCGAAATCTGCGGCAATACAAGCGTTGCTAGATGATGCCTCTCGTATATCAGGTGTGCCGGGAATGTCCATCTCAATACTTGCTGATGATGAAGTGTTCTACTTTTCTTCAGGGTATGCTGACCGTGAAAAGGGGTTGTCTGCAAGTGAAAATACACTCTATGAGTTAGCCTCGGTCAGTAAAGCTTTTACCGGTATGGGTATTTTGCTGTTGGAAGAGCAAGGGCTGCTCTCAATGACTGACCCTGTCCAAAAATATTTACCTTGGTTTACATTAAAGTATCAAGGGAAACCTGTTGATATGCAAAGCCTTACACTAAATAACTTTCTTCATCATACCAGTGGTCTAACAAATATTAGGCATACCAAAAATATTCCACAAGGCAATTCACCGAATATGTTGCAAAAGACTGTGGAAATGCTCGTAGATGCTGATTTGGCGTTCCCTCCCGGTGAACAGTATAACTATGGAACGGTTAATTATGACGTATTGGGTTTGGTTATTGAGATTGTGTCGCGACAAAGCTATGAAGACTTTATGAGGGAACAGGTATTTCAGCCGTTAGGTCTTCACCAGACGTATGTTTATAAAGAAGATGCTCAAGCCACTGGACAGTTGGCACAGGGCTACCGTTCTTCCTTTTTTATGACAACTCCATTTAAAGCTCCTGATTATGCTGGAAATAAACCCGCAGGCTACATCATTTCTAATACAAAAGATATGGCGCATTGGATGGGCATACAGATGGGTATTGTGCAGGACATACCCGAAATATTCCACACGGTTATCGAAAAATCACATAGGGGTGATATGTCTGTTTCGGCTGTCAACGATATGTATTATGCGGCAGGTTGGTTGGTTAACGCTGACCAAACGATTATAGAACACACTGGGGGCAATCCAAATTTCAGAACCGAAGTAGCCATACTGCTAAATGAACGAACAGCCATCTGCTTGCTGAGCAACGGTGCAAATACCAATATAAATCTGGTACTAAAAGTTAAAGATATATTAGACGGCAATCTAACTCAGTCATATCAAATAAGCGGCACACAGCTTTTGGATATCATTTTGTCAACTGTCACTATTATTCTTTGCCTTTTGGCTGTTCTGCTATTTCTCTTAGGATTACGCAGAAGGAAAACGAATGAGCGGCAGCCAATGACAAAAAGGAGAATAATCGTAACCGTTATTTTCCTAATCTCTACAATTGCCCTGGGTATACTGTGCTGTGCTTTCGATTGGTCAACGATACTTATTTGGCAAACATATAGTGGTCTTACAGCTTTGATTTCGTCAGCATTATTAACAGCAAGCATTGCATGGTTTGTATACACTCACCGATAAAATACCTCGGTCCCAAGATAAACATAATTTTAAGTAATTAAATTTCAATTTATCAGTATGCTTAATTTGAAAACATAAGACACTTCGGTGTCTTTTTTAATACCATCGGCAATTTTACCAACCATACCCAATTACTATTGCTTCCACTAACCTGCTCTGTTTGTGGAATAAGGATGTTTAAA encodes:
- a CDS encoding SMI1/KNR4 family protein; its protein translation is MWKYYISSVSKDYSFKPPASNAEIIQISEELNVKLPNKLFDLYNETNGVFDSFGCPLIWSTSQIVKDNLFFRNFSDYKDIYMPFDQLLFFSDNGCGDLFGYQILNRSIQTEDIYVWNHEDDSRTWVASSLEVFIKGWMTGEITT
- a CDS encoding serine hydrolase domain-containing protein, with product MKKFIVFVLTIFVLFSGFTTQSYALSDSKSAAIQALLDDASRISGVPGMSISILADDEVFYFSSGYADREKGLSASENTLYELASVSKAFTGMGILLLEEQGLLSMTDPVQKYLPWFTLKYQGKPVDMQSLTLNNFLHHTSGLTNIRHTKNIPQGNSPNMLQKTVEMLVDADLAFPPGEQYNYGTVNYDVLGLVIEIVSRQSYEDFMREQVFQPLGLHQTYVYKEDAQATGQLAQGYRSSFFMTTPFKAPDYAGNKPAGYIISNTKDMAHWMGIQMGIVQDIPEIFHTVIEKSHRGDMSVSAVNDMYYAAGWLVNADQTIIEHTGGNPNFRTEVAILLNERTAICLLSNGANTNINLVLKVKDILDGNLTQSYQISGTQLLDIILSTVTIILCLLAVLLFLLGLRRRKTNERQPMTKRRIIVTVIFLISTIALGILCCAFDWSTILIWQTYSGLTALISSALLTASIAWFVYTHR